From a single Collimonas pratensis genomic region:
- a CDS encoding LysR family transcriptional regulator, protein MRHSLETLFMFVEAATLGSFSAAARKLGKQQSTVSEAIANLEIDLGLTLFDRSTRRPGLTPQGRAMLVHAQQVIEASDRLERAAHRLADGLEPQLTLVLSDTYQSDRFEEILTSFEQRYPALELECMIAERNDVVTLVQEGRAHLGLVAAQADYPPDIGFESVPDRSAIGLYVGKQHPLTKARHITTEMLHNARELRISTYGEDSADSTQRRRGQSWTASSYLLLLEMTELGFGWAELPYWLAKRFAADRLLELQVRGWPKSIQVDAVWSRHRGLGPAGSWLLDTLMAR, encoded by the coding sequence ATGCGCCATTCGCTGGAAACCTTGTTCATGTTTGTCGAAGCGGCGACGCTGGGCTCCTTTTCCGCAGCAGCACGCAAGCTGGGCAAGCAGCAATCGACCGTCAGCGAAGCCATCGCCAACCTCGAGATCGACCTTGGCCTGACGCTGTTCGACCGCAGCACTCGCCGTCCCGGCCTGACGCCGCAAGGCCGGGCGATGCTGGTCCATGCGCAGCAGGTGATCGAGGCCAGCGACCGCCTGGAACGCGCAGCCCACAGGCTGGCCGACGGCCTCGAGCCGCAGCTGACGCTGGTGCTGTCCGACACTTACCAGTCAGACCGCTTTGAAGAAATCCTCACCAGTTTTGAACAACGTTATCCCGCGCTAGAGCTGGAATGCATGATTGCGGAGCGTAACGACGTGGTGACGCTGGTGCAGGAAGGACGCGCCCATCTCGGGCTGGTGGCCGCGCAGGCGGATTACCCGCCGGACATCGGCTTCGAATCGGTGCCCGACCGCTCGGCCATCGGCCTGTATGTCGGCAAGCAGCATCCGCTGACCAAGGCGCGCCACATCACCACCGAAATGCTGCACAACGCGCGCGAACTGCGCATCAGCACGTATGGCGAAGATAGCGCGGACAGCACGCAACGCCGTCGCGGCCAGTCCTGGACCGCTTCCAGCTACTTGCTGCTGCTCGAAATGACCGAGCTCGGCTTCGGCTGGGCCGAACTGCCGTACTGGCTGGCCAAGCGCTTTGCCGCTGACCGCTTGCTGGAGCTGCAGGTGCGCGGCTGGCCGAAAAGCATACAGGTGGACGCGGTCTGGTCGCGCCATCGCGGGCTGGGGCCGGCCGGCAGCTGGCTGCTGGATACGCTGATGGCGCGATAA
- a CDS encoding MFS transporter, with amino-acid sequence MATLQPAAGGVKPANRGITAEERKVIFASSLGTVFEWYDFYLYGSLAAIIAKQFFSGTDPNTGFIFALLAFAAGFIVRPFGALVFGRLGDMIGRKFTFLVTILIMGASTFIVGILPNYATIGIAAPIILITLRILQGLALGGEYGGAATYVAEHAPDDKRGAFTSWIQTTATLGLFLSLLVILGVRSAVGEEAFSAWGWRIPFLVSIILLAVSVWIRLSMNESPAFARMKAEGKTSKAPLTEAFGQWKNLKIVILALIGLTAGQAVVWYTGQFYALFFLTQSLKVDMSTANILIALALLLATPFFVIFGTLSDKIGRKPIIMAGCLIAALTYFPIFSGLTHYANPALEAALKNAPVIVTADPAACQFQFNPTGTKKFTSSCDIAKAKLSAASVNYENVVGAPGSVATIKIGDKVLTSYDANGLSKEDAAAKDKAFSAELSGDIKAAGYPTKADPEQMNKPMVLLLLFILVIYVTMVYGPIAAMLVEMFPTRIRYTSMSMPYHIGNGWFGGLLPTTAFALVAFKGDIYYGLWYPIVIAVATFIIGMLFVKETKDNDIYQTERA; translated from the coding sequence ATGGCTACACTACAACCTGCCGCAGGCGGGGTTAAACCTGCCAACCGCGGCATCACGGCAGAGGAGCGCAAGGTCATTTTCGCGTCGTCCCTCGGTACCGTGTTCGAATGGTACGATTTCTATCTGTACGGTTCGCTTGCAGCAATTATCGCCAAACAGTTCTTCTCTGGTACTGATCCGAATACCGGCTTTATTTTTGCGTTGCTGGCATTTGCTGCGGGCTTTATCGTGCGTCCGTTCGGCGCCTTAGTATTCGGACGCCTGGGCGACATGATCGGCCGCAAATTCACCTTCCTGGTGACGATCCTGATCATGGGTGCTTCGACCTTCATCGTCGGCATCCTGCCTAACTACGCCACTATCGGCATCGCCGCACCGATCATCCTGATCACCCTGCGCATCTTGCAAGGCCTGGCTCTGGGCGGCGAATACGGTGGCGCGGCAACCTATGTCGCCGAGCACGCGCCGGATGACAAGCGCGGCGCATTCACTTCCTGGATTCAAACCACTGCAACGCTGGGCCTGTTCCTGTCGCTGCTGGTGATCCTGGGTGTACGCAGCGCAGTTGGCGAAGAAGCTTTTTCAGCCTGGGGCTGGCGCATTCCTTTCCTGGTTTCCATCATCCTGCTGGCTGTTTCGGTCTGGATCCGCCTGTCCATGAATGAGTCGCCAGCGTTTGCCCGCATGAAAGCGGAAGGCAAGACTTCCAAGGCTCCGCTGACGGAAGCGTTCGGCCAGTGGAAAAACTTGAAGATCGTCATCCTGGCGCTGATCGGCCTGACCGCCGGCCAGGCTGTGGTCTGGTACACAGGGCAGTTTTATGCCTTGTTCTTCCTGACCCAGTCGCTCAAGGTCGACATGTCGACCGCCAATATCCTGATCGCCCTGGCGCTGCTGTTGGCAACGCCATTCTTCGTGATCTTCGGCACCCTCTCCGACAAGATCGGCCGCAAGCCTATCATCATGGCCGGCTGCCTGATTGCCGCACTGACCTACTTCCCGATCTTCTCCGGCCTGACCCACTATGCCAATCCAGCGCTGGAAGCGGCGTTGAAAAATGCACCGGTGATTGTTACCGCCGATCCAGCCGCCTGCCAGTTCCAGTTCAATCCGACCGGCACCAAGAAATTCACCTCTTCCTGCGACATCGCCAAAGCTAAATTGTCTGCGGCATCGGTCAATTACGAGAATGTCGTCGGCGCGCCAGGCTCGGTGGCTACCATCAAGATCGGCGACAAGGTGCTGACTTCATACGATGCCAATGGCCTGTCGAAAGAAGATGCCGCCGCCAAGGACAAGGCATTCTCGGCCGAACTGTCGGGCGACATCAAGGCTGCCGGCTATCCTACCAAGGCCGATCCTGAACAGATGAACAAACCGATGGTGCTGTTGCTGCTGTTCATCCTGGTGATCTACGTCACCATGGTGTACGGTCCGATTGCGGCCATGCTGGTAGAAATGTTCCCTACCCGCATCCGCTACACCTCGATGTCCATGCCTTACCACATCGGCAACGGCTGGTTCGGCGGCCTGCTGCCTACCACGGCATTTGCCTTGGTGGCCTTCAAGGGTGACATCTACTACGGCCTGTGGTACCCGATCGTGATTGCGGTCGCCACCTTTATCATCGGCATGTTGTTTGTCAAGGAAACCAAGGACAACGATATCTACCAGACCGAGCGCGCTTGA
- a CDS encoding 4'-phosphopantetheinyl transferase family protein → MPFSADLVTASLLPQLPDSVSQAGLRYVVDAAQLAGLKAAGIVLPASLANAVLKRQVEFAAGRLCARQALHQQGYGGSETLAIGEHRAPLWPQGFIGSISHGDGQAIAVAAASGEWRALGIDIESLLSREAAQPLVAHLMSTAEEGIGDTAGLPLERWLGLVFSAKESLFKALYPFVGRYFDFLDVEVCELDQVQGSLMLRLLSSLSPQCVKGSEYCIRYRYSNNNIATLCLF, encoded by the coding sequence ATGCCATTTTCCGCCGACCTTGTAACTGCTTCCCTTTTACCGCAGCTGCCGGATTCCGTCAGCCAGGCCGGGCTGCGCTACGTCGTCGACGCCGCCCAGCTGGCTGGCCTGAAAGCCGCCGGCATCGTGCTGCCGGCGTCGCTGGCCAATGCAGTGCTGAAGCGCCAGGTGGAATTCGCCGCCGGCAGGTTGTGTGCCCGCCAGGCCCTGCACCAGCAAGGCTATGGCGGGAGCGAGACGCTGGCGATCGGCGAGCACCGGGCGCCGCTCTGGCCGCAGGGCTTTATCGGTTCGATCAGCCATGGCGACGGCCAGGCGATTGCCGTGGCGGCCGCGAGCGGGGAGTGGCGCGCGCTGGGCATCGATATCGAAAGTCTACTCAGCCGCGAGGCGGCGCAACCTTTGGTTGCGCATCTGATGAGCACCGCCGAAGAGGGCATCGGCGATACTGCGGGCTTGCCGCTGGAACGCTGGCTGGGACTGGTGTTTTCGGCCAAGGAAAGCCTGTTCAAGGCCCTGTATCCCTTCGTCGGGCGCTATTTTGACTTTCTCGACGTCGAGGTATGCGAGCTGGACCAGGTGCAGGGCAGCCTCATGCTGAGACTGCTGAGCAGCTTGTCGCCGCAGTGCGTCAAGGGCAGCGAATACTGCATCCGCTACCGTTATTCAAACAATAATATCGCCACGCTTTGCCTATTCTGA
- a CDS encoding oxidoreductase encodes MHTKPLLKIGLLGYGFAGATFHAPLIGHSGRTEVSAIASSQADITSQAWPQARIVADLDALLADPTLDCIVIATPNDTHFDFARRTLAAGKHVVVDKPVTLTAEEARILERAARDAKLLLAPFHNRRWDGDFRTVQALLASGRLGHLTHFESHFDRFRPAVRQRWRENALSGGGLLYDLGPHLVDQALLLFGAPLSVNATVAAYREHAEADDYVHLQLGYADKQVVLHASALSALEAPRFVLHGRRGSYLKTGLDSQEDQLKAGLRPGQPGWASNPPGLIREVDGALDVRGELATLDGAYVEFYRAVAAAIQDGAPFPVAPDAAVSVAEILELARQSAQEGRRLPYAAKQW; translated from the coding sequence TTGCATACCAAGCCCCTGTTAAAAATCGGCCTGCTGGGCTACGGCTTTGCCGGCGCTACCTTCCATGCGCCGCTGATCGGCCATTCCGGCCGCACCGAAGTCAGCGCCATCGCCAGCAGCCAGGCGGACATCACTAGTCAAGCCTGGCCGCAGGCGCGCATCGTCGCTGACCTGGACGCCTTGCTGGCGGATCCCACGCTCGACTGCATTGTCATCGCGACGCCGAACGACACCCATTTCGATTTTGCCCGCCGTACGCTGGCAGCCGGCAAGCACGTAGTGGTCGACAAGCCGGTTACCCTGACGGCCGAAGAGGCGCGCATTCTGGAGCGCGCTGCGCGTGACGCCAAGCTGTTGCTGGCGCCGTTCCACAACCGCCGCTGGGATGGCGATTTCCGCACTGTGCAGGCGCTGCTGGCCAGCGGCCGGCTTGGCCACCTGACCCATTTTGAATCGCATTTCGACCGCTTCCGGCCTGCCGTGCGGCAGCGCTGGCGCGAAAATGCACTCAGCGGCGGGGGCTTGCTGTACGACCTCGGCCCGCACCTGGTCGACCAGGCGCTGCTGCTGTTCGGCGCGCCGCTCAGCGTGAACGCCACCGTGGCGGCCTATCGCGAGCATGCCGAGGCGGACGATTATGTCCACCTGCAGCTGGGCTACGCCGACAAGCAGGTGGTGCTGCATGCCAGTGCCTTGAGCGCGCTGGAAGCGCCGCGCTTCGTGCTGCACGGCCGTCGCGGCAGTTACCTGAAAACCGGCCTGGACAGCCAGGAAGATCAGCTCAAGGCAGGCCTGAGGCCGGGCCAGCCGGGATGGGCCAGCAATCCGCCCGGCCTGATCCGGGAAGTGGACGGCGCGCTCGACGTGCGCGGCGAACTGGCTACCCTGGATGGCGCTTACGTCGAGTTTTATCGTGCGGTAGCAGCAGCGATACAGGATGGCGCGCCGTTTCCGGTGGCGCCGGATGCCGCCGTCAGCGTCGCCGAGATCCTGGAGCTGGCGCGCCAGAGCGCGCAAGAAGGGCGCCGGCTGCCTTATGCTGCAAAGCAATGGTAA
- the purT gene encoding formate-dependent phosphoribosylglycinamide formyltransferase: protein MKTPIRLGTPLSPSATKVMLLGSGELGKEVIISLQRLGVEVIAVDRYPNAPGHQVAHRSHVINMADGAALEALIALEQPDLIVPEIEAIATETLVALEAAGKVTVIPTARAAWLTMNREGIRRLAGETLALATSPYRFANNLDELKAACAAIGFPCVIKPVMSSSGKGQSKIDSAEVEAAWAYAAAGGRVDSGRVIVEGFIDFDYEITLLTVRALQQDGSVVTHFCEPIGHLQVQGDYVESWQPHPMHPEALLKARDIAKKVTDNLGGLGLFGVELFVKNEMVWFSEVSPRPHDTGMVTMASQQQSEFELHAKAILGLPVNVALRTPAASAVIYGQHDAKGIAFEGVADALRVPGADIRLFGKPESFARRRMGVALASADDVETARIRAKQAAAKVKPVIAE, encoded by the coding sequence ATGAAGACACCAATCAGACTCGGTACCCCGCTTTCCCCTTCCGCCACCAAAGTCATGCTGCTGGGCTCCGGCGAACTCGGCAAGGAAGTCATCATCTCGCTGCAGCGCCTGGGCGTTGAAGTGATTGCCGTCGACCGTTACCCGAATGCGCCCGGCCACCAGGTCGCACACCGTTCGCACGTCATCAACATGGCCGACGGCGCCGCGCTGGAAGCACTGATCGCGCTGGAACAGCCGGATCTGATCGTGCCGGAAATCGAAGCCATCGCGACCGAGACTCTGGTCGCTCTGGAAGCCGCAGGCAAGGTCACGGTGATTCCTACCGCGCGCGCCGCCTGGCTTACCATGAACCGCGAAGGCATCCGTCGCCTGGCCGGCGAGACGCTGGCGCTGGCGACTTCGCCCTACCGCTTCGCCAACAATCTCGATGAACTGAAGGCAGCCTGCGCAGCCATCGGCTTTCCGTGTGTGATCAAGCCGGTGATGTCATCGTCCGGCAAAGGCCAGTCGAAAATCGACAGCGCCGAAGTGGAAGCCGCCTGGGCCTATGCCGCCGCCGGCGGCCGGGTCGATTCCGGCCGCGTGATCGTCGAAGGCTTCATCGATTTCGATTATGAAATCACGCTGCTGACGGTGCGCGCACTGCAGCAGGACGGCAGTGTCGTCACCCATTTCTGCGAGCCGATCGGCCATCTGCAGGTGCAAGGCGATTATGTCGAATCCTGGCAACCGCATCCGATGCATCCGGAAGCCTTGCTCAAGGCGCGCGATATCGCCAAGAAGGTCACCGACAACCTCGGCGGCCTCGGCTTGTTCGGGGTTGAACTGTTCGTCAAGAACGAAATGGTCTGGTTCTCCGAAGTCAGCCCGCGTCCGCACGACACCGGCATGGTCACCATGGCCAGCCAGCAGCAGAGCGAATTCGAACTGCACGCCAAGGCGATCCTCGGCCTGCCGGTGAATGTCGCCCTGCGCACGCCGGCGGCATCGGCAGTCATCTATGGCCAGCACGACGCCAAGGGCATTGCCTTCGAAGGCGTGGCCGATGCGCTGCGCGTACCGGGCGCGGACATCCGCCTGTTCGGCAAGCCAGAGTCTTTTGCGCGCCGGCGCATGGGCGTTGCCCTCGCCAGCGCCGACGACGTCGAGACCGCCCGCATCCGCGCCAAGCAGGCGGCAGCCAAGGTCAAACCGGTGATCGCCGAATAA
- a CDS encoding multidrug/biocide efflux PACE transporter has protein sequence MNTNKTWGERVTHALIFEALAVALTAPVLSWVMKMPMAHAGALTLMISLVAMSWNMIFNAMFDRVERRWRIVRTMAVRAVHALTFEAGLVAIVVPLVAWWLEMSLLDALILDIGLLMFFLPYTFLFNLGYDKLREALLKRRALVNH, from the coding sequence ATGAATACCAATAAAACCTGGGGTGAGCGTGTTACCCACGCATTGATTTTCGAAGCGCTGGCAGTGGCGCTGACGGCACCGGTGCTGTCGTGGGTCATGAAAATGCCGATGGCGCACGCCGGCGCGCTGACCCTGATGATCTCGCTGGTGGCGATGAGCTGGAACATGATTTTCAACGCCATGTTCGATCGCGTTGAACGGCGCTGGCGCATCGTCCGCACGATGGCGGTGCGGGCCGTGCATGCGCTGACGTTTGAAGCTGGCCTGGTGGCGATCGTGGTGCCGCTGGTGGCGTGGTGGCTGGAGATGAGCCTGCTCGACGCGCTGATTCTCGACATCGGCCTGCTGATGTTCTTCCTGCCGTACACCTTCCTGTTCAACCTAGGTTACGACAAGCTACGCGAAGCACTGTTGAAGCGGCGTGCGCTGGTCAATCATTGA
- a CDS encoding MFS transporter, translated as MTSKFPHALPRSLVALTWSNLAAQSAEQLSLAATPIMAVLLLGAGPGEIGTLAAVQSLPFLLLSIPFGLLADRTSRKRLMVTAEALRMLALLGVLAALLTNHLSIPLLAVLGFIGAVGTVGFSVAAPAIVPALVDREHLAKANGRLELARSAAFAAGPALGGALTSWAGASTAFVLAAMLSGSAIVLLLQLREPQRAAAAPRHPLLELRDGAHMVWRDKLLRPILLTAVAWNISWFVLQAAYVPYAVRKLGLSAGEVGMTLGAYGVGMMLGALLTSRIVARLPFGRAIQLGPAVSVLAALTMVATLAVPSGLLAALSFFLFGVGPIIWVITSTTLRQTVTPGAMLGRVSAIFLTVNTGARPIGAALGGLVGARWGEAACLLLALAGFVVQAWIIYASEVRVLERLPAPLV; from the coding sequence ATGACTTCAAAATTTCCGCACGCCCTTCCCCGCTCCCTGGTCGCCCTTACCTGGTCCAACCTGGCAGCACAATCGGCCGAGCAGCTAAGCCTGGCAGCCACCCCCATCATGGCGGTGCTGCTGCTGGGCGCCGGTCCCGGCGAAATCGGCACGCTGGCCGCGGTGCAGTCCCTGCCTTTCCTGCTGCTGTCGATTCCCTTCGGCCTGCTGGCCGACCGCACTTCGCGCAAGCGCCTGATGGTGACTGCCGAGGCGCTGCGCATGCTGGCCTTGCTGGGCGTGCTGGCGGCGCTTCTGACCAACCATCTGTCGATACCGCTGCTGGCGGTACTGGGTTTCATCGGCGCTGTCGGCACCGTCGGCTTCAGCGTCGCCGCGCCGGCCATCGTGCCGGCGCTGGTGGATCGCGAGCACCTGGCGAAAGCCAACGGCCGCCTGGAGCTGGCGCGCAGCGCCGCCTTTGCCGCCGGCCCTGCCCTGGGCGGCGCGCTGACCTCCTGGGCCGGCGCCTCGACCGCCTTCGTGCTGGCAGCCATGCTGTCCGGCTCGGCCATAGTCTTGTTGTTGCAGTTGCGCGAACCGCAGCGCGCAGCAGCGGCGCCGCGCCATCCATTGCTGGAACTGCGCGACGGCGCCCACATGGTGTGGCGCGACAAGCTGCTGCGGCCGATCCTGCTGACCGCGGTGGCCTGGAACATTTCCTGGTTCGTGCTGCAGGCGGCTTATGTGCCGTACGCGGTGCGCAAGCTCGGCCTCAGCGCCGGCGAGGTAGGCATGACATTGGGCGCCTACGGCGTCGGCATGATGCTGGGCGCGCTGCTGACCTCGCGCATAGTGGCAAGGCTGCCGTTCGGCCGTGCGATCCAGCTCGGCCCCGCGGTCTCGGTGCTGGCGGCGCTTACCATGGTGGCGACGCTGGCCGTGCCTAGCGGCTTGCTGGCGGCCCTGTCCTTCTTCCTGTTCGGTGTCGGCCCGATCATCTGGGTGATCACTTCCACCACGCTGCGCCAGACCGTCACGCCTGGCGCCATGCTGGGACGGGTCTCGGCGATTTTTCTGACCGTCAACACCGGCGCGCGGCCGATCGGCGCCGCGCTGGGCGGCCTGGTCGGCGCCCGCTGGGGCGAAGCCGCCTGCCTGCTGCTGGCGCTGGCCGGTTTCGTGGTGCAGGCCTGGATCATCTACGCTTCCGAAGTGCGCGTGCTGGAGCGGTTGCCGGCGCCGCTAGTCTAA
- the nadB gene encoding L-aspartate oxidase, with protein MKFDVAIIGSGLAGLSVALHLAETSKVAVISKRALLDGASNWAQGGIAAVLDSGDSHEEHINDTLVAGAGLCDESATRFIVENGKAAIEWLIEQGVPFTPDASAEMGFHLTREGGHSQRRIIHAADATGHAVQVTLEQKVRAHPNITLLEDHYAIDLITSKKVAAGAAGKNAPRCLGLYAKNVKTGKVLTLAASHTVLATGGAGKVYLYTTNPDSATGDGIAMAWRAGCRVANMEFIQFHPTCLYHPYAKSFLITEAIRGEGGVLKLPDTEGDDAGLRFMPAHDERAELAPRDVVARAIDFEMKKRGLDHVDLDITHKSPEFLKEHFPTIYARCLELGIDITKQAIPVVPAVHFTCGGIVTDLSGRTDLPGLYAVGETAYTGLHGANRLASNSLLECVVIGRATAKFIEQQEKPPAIALPAWDESRVTDADEEVVISHNWDELRRFMWNYVGIVRTNKRLERAQHRIRLLKEEIDEYYAHFRISRDLLELRNLVQVASLIVESALSRHESRGLHYSQDYPETLAKALPTVLTPQRH; from the coding sequence ATGAAATTCGATGTCGCCATTATCGGCAGCGGCCTAGCCGGCCTGTCAGTCGCCTTGCATCTCGCCGAGACCAGCAAGGTCGCAGTCATCTCCAAACGCGCGCTGCTGGACGGCGCCAGCAACTGGGCCCAGGGCGGTATTGCCGCCGTGCTCGATTCCGGCGACAGCCACGAAGAACATATCAACGACACGCTGGTGGCCGGCGCCGGCCTGTGCGATGAAAGCGCAACCCGCTTCATCGTCGAAAACGGCAAGGCTGCCATCGAATGGCTGATCGAACAAGGCGTGCCGTTTACGCCGGACGCCAGCGCCGAGATGGGTTTCCACCTGACCCGCGAAGGCGGCCACAGCCAGCGCCGCATCATCCATGCCGCCGATGCTACAGGCCATGCGGTGCAGGTGACGCTGGAACAGAAAGTGCGGGCGCATCCCAACATCACCTTGCTGGAAGATCATTACGCGATCGACCTGATCACTTCCAAGAAAGTGGCGGCCGGCGCGGCCGGCAAGAATGCCCCGCGCTGCCTCGGCCTGTACGCCAAGAACGTCAAGACCGGCAAGGTGCTGACGCTGGCCGCCAGCCACACGGTACTGGCCACCGGCGGCGCCGGCAAGGTCTACCTGTACACCACCAATCCCGACAGCGCCACCGGCGACGGCATCGCCATGGCCTGGCGCGCCGGCTGCCGGGTCGCCAACATGGAATTCATCCAGTTCCATCCGACCTGCCTGTACCATCCTTACGCCAAATCTTTCCTGATCACCGAAGCGATCCGCGGTGAAGGTGGCGTGCTGAAGCTGCCGGATACCGAAGGCGACGATGCCGGCCTGCGCTTCATGCCGGCGCACGATGAACGGGCCGAGCTGGCGCCGCGCGACGTGGTGGCGCGGGCGATCGACTTTGAAATGAAAAAGCGCGGCCTCGATCACGTTGATCTCGACATCACTCACAAGTCGCCGGAATTCCTGAAAGAGCATTTCCCCACCATCTACGCCCGTTGTCTCGAACTCGGCATCGACATCACCAAACAGGCGATCCCGGTGGTGCCGGCGGTGCACTTTACCTGCGGCGGCATCGTCACCGATTTGAGTGGCCGCACCGACCTGCCTGGCTTATATGCGGTCGGCGAGACTGCTTATACCGGCCTGCACGGCGCCAACCGCCTGGCCAGCAATTCGCTGCTGGAATGCGTGGTGATCGGCCGCGCCACCGCCAAGTTCATCGAGCAGCAGGAAAAGCCGCCGGCCATCGCGCTGCCGGCCTGGGATGAAAGCCGCGTCACCGACGCCGACGAGGAAGTCGTGATTTCGCACAACTGGGACGAGCTGCGCCGCTTCATGTGGAATTACGTCGGCATCGTGCGCACCAACAAACGCCTGGAACGGGCCCAGCACCGCATCCGCCTGCTCAAGGAAGAGATCGACGAGTACTACGCCCACTTCCGCATCAGCCGCGATCTGCTGGAATTGCGCAACCTGGTGCAGGTGGCGTCGCTGATCGTCGAAAGCGCACTCTCGCGTCATGAAAGCCGCGGCTTGCACTACAGCCAGGATTATCCGGAAACGCTGGCCAAGGCTTTGCCCACCGTACTGACGCCGCAACGCCACTAA